One window of the Carassius auratus strain Wakin unplaced genomic scaffold, ASM336829v1 scaf_tig00032882, whole genome shotgun sequence genome contains the following:
- the LOC113081030 gene encoding ATP-dependent RNA helicase glh-4-like, which yields MGFSTTGFSRIYTTGLSTTGFSRIYTTGFSTTGFSRIYTTGFSTTGFSRVYTTGFSTTGFSRIYTTGLSTTGFSRIYTTGFSTTGFSRIYTTGLSTTGFSRVYTTGFSTTGFSRVYTTGFSTTGFSRIYTTGLSTTGFSRIYTTGFSTTGFSRIYTTGLSTTGFSRVYTTGFSTTGFSRIYTMGLSTTGSSRVYIMGFSTTGFSRVYSTVAFSRDSTTGFSTVGFSGVSTTGFSRVYTTGFSTTGFSRASTTGFSTRGFSRVSPLGSRVFITVSSTESTKKTFKLRF from the coding sequence ATGGGCTTCTCCACCACTGGCTTCTCCAGGATCTATACCACGGGCTTATCCACGACTGGCTTCTCCAGGATCTATACCACGGGCTTCTCCACCACTGGCTTCTCCAGGATCTATACCACGGGCTTCTCCACCACTGGCTTCTCCAGGGTCTATACCACGGGCTTCTCCACCACTGGCTTCTCCAGGATCTATACCACGGGCTTATCCACCACTGGCTTCTCCAGGATCTATACCACGGGCTTCTCCACCACTGGCTTCTCCAGGATCTATACCACGGGCTTATCCACCACTGGCTTCTCCAGGGTCTATACCACGGGCTTCTCCACCACTGGCTTCTCCAGGGTCTATACCACGGGCTTCTCCACCACTGGCTTCTCCAGGATCTATACCACGGGCTTATCCACCACTGGCTTCTCCAGGATCTATACCACGGGCTTCTCCACCACTGGCTTCTCCAGGATCTATACCACGGGCTTATCCACCACTGGCTTCTCCAGGGTCTATACCACGGGCTTCTCCACCACTGGCTTCTCCAGGATCTATACCATGGGCTTATCCACCACTGGCTCCTCCAGGGTCTATATCATGGGCTTCTCCACCACTGGCTTCTCCAGGGTCTATTCCACTGTGGCCTTCTCCAGGGACTCCACCACGGGCTTCTCCACCGTGGGCTTCTCCGGGGTCTCCACCACTGGCTTCTCCAGGGTCTATACCACAGGCTTCTCCACCACTGGCTTCTCAAGGGCCTCCACCACGGGCTTCTCCACCAGGGGCTTCTCCAGGGTCTCCCCTTTGGGCTCAAGGGTCTTCATCACTGTCTCCTCCACAGAGTCCACCAAGAAGACATTTAAGCTCAGGTTCTGA
- the LOC113081028 gene encoding zinc finger protein 256-like has protein sequence MVGKLTQGGEWKPNSRSHNCWCWWQSSARSSSRPHQSSCRPYHFSSRPYHFSSRPHQFSSRPHQSSCRPYHFSSRPHQFSSRPHQSSSRPHHFSSRPHQSSCRPYHFSSRPHHFSSRPHQSSSRPYHFSSRPHQSSSRPYHFSSRPHQSSSRPYHFSSRPHQSSSRPYHFSSRPHQSSSRPYHFSSRPHQSSSRPHQSSSRPYHFSSRPHQFSSRPHQFSSRPHQSSSRPHQSSCRPYHFSSRPYHFSSRPHHFSSRPHQSSSRPYHFSSRPHQSSSRPYHFSSRPHQSSSRPYHFSSRPHQSSSRPYHFSSRPHQSSSRPHQSSSRPHQSSSRPYHFSSRPYHFSSRPHQSSSWPYHFSSRPHQSSSRPYHFSSRPYHFSSRPHQSSSRPHQSSSRPHQSSCRPYHFSSRPHQFSSRPHQSSSRPHHFSSRPHQSSCRPYHFSSRPHHFSSRPHQSSSRPHHFSSRPHQSSSRPYHFSSRPHQSSSRPYHFSSRPHQSSSRPYHFSSRPHQSSSRPHQSSSRPYHFSSRPYHFSSRPHQSSSRPYHFSSRPHQFSSWPHQSSSRPYHFSSRPHQSSSRP, from the exons ATGGTTgg AAAACTGACACAGGGAGGGGAATGGAAGCCGAACAGTCGGAGTCACAACTGTTGGTGCTGGTGGCAAAGCAGTGCCAGATCCAGCAGTCGGCCCCATCAGTCGAGCTGTCGGCCCTATCATTTCAGCAGTCGGCCCTATCATTTCAGCAGTCGGCCCCATCAGTTCAGCAGTCGGCCCCATCAGTCGAGCTGTCGGCCCTATCATTTCAGCAGTCGGCCCCATCAGTTCAGCAGTCGGCCCCATCAGTCCAGCAGTCGGCCCCATCATTTCAGCAGTCGGCCCCATCAGTCGAGCTGTCGGCCCTATCATTTCAGCAGTCGGCCCCATCATTTCAGCAGTCGGCCCCATCAGTCCAGCAGTCGGCCCTATCATTTCAGCAGTCGGCCCCATCAGTCCAGCAGTCGGCCCTATCATTTCAGCAGTCGGCCCCATCAGTCCAGCAGTCGGCCCTATCATTTCAGCAGTCGGCCCCATCAGTCCAGCAGTCGGCCCTATCATTTCAGCAGTCGGCCCCATCAGTCCAGCAGTCGGCCCTATCATTTCAGCAGTCGGCCCCATCAGTCCAGCAGTCGGCCCCATCAGTCCAGCAGTCGGCCCTATCATTTCAGCAGTCGGCCCCATCAGTTCAGCAGTCGGCCCCATCAGTTCAGCAGTCGGCCCCATCAGTCCAGCAGTCGGCCCCATCAGTCGAGCTGTCGGCCCTATCATTTCAGCAGTCGGCCCTATCATTTCAGCAGTCGGCCCCATCATTTCAGCAGTCGGCCCCATCAGTCCAGCAGTCGGCCCTATCATTTCAGCAGTCGGCCCCATCAGTCCAGCAGTCGGCCCTATCATTTCAGCAGTCGGCCCCATCAGTCCAGCAGTCGGCCCTATCATTTCAGCAGTCGGCCCCATCAGTCCAGCAGTCGGCCCTATCATTTCAGCAGTCGGCCCCATCAGTCCAGCAGTCGGCCCCATCAGTCCAGCAGTCGGCCCCATCAGTCCAGCAGTCGGCCCTATCATTTCAGCAGTCGGCCCTATCATTTCAGCAGTCGGCCCCATCAGTCCAGCAGTTGGCCCTATCATTTCAGCAGTCGGCCCCATCAGTCCAGCAGTCGGCCCTATCATTTCAGCAGTCGGCCCTATCATTTCAGCAGTCGGCCCCATCAGTCCAGCAGTCGGCCCCATCAGTCCAGCAGTCGGCCCCATCAGTCGAGCTGTCGGCCCTATCATTTCAGCAGTCGGCCCCATCAGTTCAGCAGTCGGCCCCATCAGTCCAGCAGTCGGCCCCATCATTTCAGCAGTCGGCCCCATCAGTCGAGCTGTCGGCCCTATCATTTCAGCAGTCGGCCCCATCATTTCAGCAGTCGGCCCCATCAGTCCAGCAGTCGGCCCCATCATTTCAGCAGTCGGCCCCATCAGTCCAGCAGTCGGCCCTATCATTTCAGCAGTCGGCCCCATCAGTCCAGCAGTCGGCCCTATCATTTCAGCAGTCGGCCCCATCAGTCCAGCAGTCGGCCCTATCATTTCAGCAGTCGGCCCCATCAGTCCAGCAGTCGGCCCCATCAGTCCAGCAGTCGGCCCTATCATTTCAGCAGTCGGCCCTATCATTTCAGCAGTCGGCCCCATCAGTCCAGCAGTCGGCCCTATCATTTCAGCAGTCGGCCCCATCAGTTCAGCAGTTGGCCCCATCAGTCCAGCAGTCGGCCCTATCATTTCAGCAGTCGGCCCCATCAGTCCAGCAGTCGGCCCTAG
- the LOC113081031 gene encoding G2/M phase-specific E3 ubiquitin-protein ligase-like, which translates to MSLWNMFIGGLPALLTAHQITDLFKVSFSEQGSSRRLEEERAVGQWRDWLIDIEGGDVVLTIEEEVRVTFVDLMFATGTNRIPPLGFDPVPTLAFLHDPVNGVKRVFPEANTCGLILRLPIYDSFSSHTILGIVQSPHFGLA; encoded by the exons ATGAGCCTGTGGAACATGTTTATTGGAGGCCTCCCTGCTCTACTGACAGCTCATCAAATAACAGACCTCTTTAAGGTCTCTTTCTCAGAGCAAGGGAGTTCACGGCGTTTGGAGGAGGAGCGTGCTGTTGGCCAGTGGAGAGATTGGCTGATCGACATAGAGG GTGGAGATGTGGTGCTAACAATAGAAGAAGAAGTCAGAGTGACATTTGTCGACTTGATGTTTGCTACAGGCACGAACAGAATTCCTCCACTTGGTTTTGATCCTGTGCCTACACTGGCATTCCTTCATGACCCAGTAAACGGTGTGAAGAGAGTTTTTCCAGAGGCAAACACGTGTGGACTAATTTTGAGGCTCCCAATATATGATAGCTTCAGCAGCCACACGATTTTGGGCATTGTACAGTCCCCACATTTTGGTCTAGCCTGA